In a single window of the Notamacropus eugenii isolate mMacEug1 chromosome 4, mMacEug1.pri_v2, whole genome shotgun sequence genome:
- the BTF3 gene encoding transcription factor BTF3 isoform X1, giving the protein MFSHPMAQGAAGGDPEPQMKETIMNQEKLAKLQAQVRIGGKGTARRKKKVVHRTATADDKKLQFSLKKLGVNNISGIEEVNMFTNQGTVIHFNNPKVQASLAANTFTITGHAETKQLTEMLPSILNQLGADSLTSLRRLAEALPKQPVDGKAPLATGEDDDDEVPDLVENFDEASKNEAN; this is encoded by the exons ATGTTCTCCCATCCCATGGCTCAGGGCGCGGCGGGGGGAGACCCGGAGCCGCAG atgaaagaaacgATTATGAACCAGGAGAAGCTGGCCAAGCTGCAGGCCCAAGTGCGCATCGGCGGCAAA GGAACTGCTCGGAGAAAGAAGAAGGTGGTTCATAGAACAGCTACAGCAGATGATAAGAAACTTCAGTTTTCCTTAAAGAAGCTAGGAGTAAACAATATCTCTGGTATTGAAGAG gtgaatATGTTTACCAACCAGGGAACAGTGATCCACTTTAATAATCCTAAAGTTCAGGCATCATTGGCAGCAAACACTTTCACTATTACAGGCCATGCTGAGACGAAGCAGCTAACAGAAATGCTCCCCAGCATCTTAAACCAGCTAGGAGCTGACAGTCTGACTAGCTTAAGAAGACTGGCAGAGGCTCTGCCCAAACAGC CTGTCGATGGAAAAGCACCACTTGCCACTGGGGAGGATGACGATGATGAAGTTCCAG ATCTCGTTGAGAATTTTGATGAGGCTTCTAAGAACGAGGCAAACTGA
- the BTF3 gene encoding transcription factor BTF3 isoform X2: MKETIMNQEKLAKLQAQVRIGGKGTARRKKKVVHRTATADDKKLQFSLKKLGVNNISGIEEVNMFTNQGTVIHFNNPKVQASLAANTFTITGHAETKQLTEMLPSILNQLGADSLTSLRRLAEALPKQPVDGKAPLATGEDDDDEVPDLVENFDEASKNEAN; this comes from the exons atgaaagaaacgATTATGAACCAGGAGAAGCTGGCCAAGCTGCAGGCCCAAGTGCGCATCGGCGGCAAA GGAACTGCTCGGAGAAAGAAGAAGGTGGTTCATAGAACAGCTACAGCAGATGATAAGAAACTTCAGTTTTCCTTAAAGAAGCTAGGAGTAAACAATATCTCTGGTATTGAAGAG gtgaatATGTTTACCAACCAGGGAACAGTGATCCACTTTAATAATCCTAAAGTTCAGGCATCATTGGCAGCAAACACTTTCACTATTACAGGCCATGCTGAGACGAAGCAGCTAACAGAAATGCTCCCCAGCATCTTAAACCAGCTAGGAGCTGACAGTCTGACTAGCTTAAGAAGACTGGCAGAGGCTCTGCCCAAACAGC CTGTCGATGGAAAAGCACCACTTGCCACTGGGGAGGATGACGATGATGAAGTTCCAG ATCTCGTTGAGAATTTTGATGAGGCTTCTAAGAACGAGGCAAACTGA